In the Chryseobacterium scophthalmum genome, one interval contains:
- a CDS encoding TatD family hydrolase: protein MNTFIDIGINLTNKQFYNEEEKIINRALDNGVEQMILTGTSVRGSKESAEIAEDYPEILFSTAGIHPHDAKSFNNESINELRKLLKQDHVVSVGECGLDFDRDFSPRPIQEKCYRAQLELSIEINKPLFLHERVAFKRFNEITDEYLSKLPKAVVHCFTGTLEEAKTYLDKGFYLGFTGAISDANRFKHLEEVIKYVPLDRMMIETDAPFMLPKNMPRMQNRRNEPSFLPYVAQTIAHLKKTNISEVADETTEVARNFFRI, encoded by the coding sequence ATGAACACATTTATCGATATTGGCATCAATCTGACCAATAAACAATTTTACAATGAGGAAGAAAAAATCATTAACCGAGCTCTCGACAATGGAGTTGAACAAATGATCCTTACAGGAACGAGCGTCCGGGGAAGCAAAGAATCGGCAGAAATCGCAGAAGATTATCCTGAAATTTTATTTTCTACAGCAGGAATTCATCCTCACGATGCAAAATCTTTCAACAATGAAAGTATTAATGAATTAAGAAAATTATTGAAACAAGATCATGTAGTTTCAGTTGGAGAATGTGGACTGGATTTTGACAGAGATTTTTCACCAAGACCCATTCAGGAAAAATGTTATCGCGCTCAACTAGAATTATCAATTGAAATTAACAAACCTCTTTTTCTCCATGAAAGAGTAGCTTTCAAAAGATTCAACGAAATCACAGACGAATATTTATCAAAACTTCCAAAAGCAGTTGTTCATTGTTTTACGGGAACTTTAGAAGAAGCAAAAACTTATCTGGATAAAGGATTTTATTTAGGATTTACCGGAGCCATAAGTGATGCGAACAGATTTAAACATTTGGAAGAAGTCATCAAATATGTTCCACTCGACAGAATGATGATTGAAACCGATGCACCTTTTATGCTTCCGAAAAATATGCCGAGAATGCAAAACCGAAGAAACGAACCTTCATTTTTGCCTTATGTAGCACAGACTATCGCGCATCTCAAAAAAACAAATATCTCTGAAGTTGCCGATGAAACTACAGAAGTCGCCAGAAATTTTTTCAGGATATAA
- a CDS encoding OmpA family protein: MSKGIKKIKFVPQPNEADNSNSRVSVDKWVIVPANKKAHFYIKEWHKDTTEAQKKGKLYWMVLDRDRKKIIERIECMTDKYFSYKIPKHLCGYPYYVEASMTGKPDVNFTGLFLFAQCPPLIVSSTWSRTRGGKNIKNTDDNNFGFCYGEEIHFHADTEGINGEVVIVEVYNEMWDGDYKMRTLYNVTVTDGQINLKIPNTSEWKSSIKFIQSNEEFYVKIKKKNGAYLKDKNGNVEHGKYLNIKNELKVVNKTKPSNQSTILVGNTDKNHQGVGLCKFKQIIITDDKSVTVFEEGKTKLKRKAQTSYNEIVELVYFDFNKNNIRANDRKTLDVIASKLKNNKHSNVIIEGHADERGPGDFNLRLSQNRSEAVAQYLKQQGLSNTKFLSQGLGENQLIYKGANLTEAQHQENRRAKIRFSVIDHDELSLIYEVIAPPYDSSNKKKINIQVNNFENKGCIGSHEKNIKITDIGQVKNGNEKVESYPVPSKQYEVYSDLSKHNLLPIQYIWPASSTPNKVNVDIHSCTYFANKKIPTVIIRTYPDIKWRFAFYVNLSNSLSIKWQKLSPEKHKELRGKALKLANEEKGKYSEVDFGVELKASFDKQKDGSYGSNPELTGKYSDKISKLFSTISSIKKIAQGITGGTKGNISKGIGRKLPFDIKLNAPAVYVGADWEADVNNTNSEIGTKLKFFLETKPLVELAIVFDLLGLAVQAGVAAATAGTGNALALEIFNMVRDWAQKGYESERVEIKFKMYIDLEVRGKVDGSVDVTYSTVKDGTGIDFALTSNITVELKSGLELKGMYVVIGTTKKPELEGHMEGKLSAGASMGITSGHKLQYDSLRGIYYIPSLSIDPCVGTVVIMVKAGFTYKKVSKDWTPVNYNRTRTFFDGFDIMEKLAKITGSENKLLLWEKKKK; this comes from the coding sequence ATGTCTAAAGGAATTAAAAAAATAAAGTTTGTACCTCAACCCAATGAAGCAGATAACTCTAATTCAAGAGTTAGCGTGGATAAATGGGTAATCGTTCCTGCTAATAAAAAAGCACATTTTTATATAAAAGAATGGCATAAAGATACTACTGAAGCTCAAAAGAAAGGGAAACTATACTGGATGGTTCTTGATAGGGACAGGAAAAAAATAATTGAGCGAATTGAGTGTATGACAGACAAGTATTTTTCCTATAAAATACCTAAACATCTATGCGGATATCCTTATTATGTTGAAGCAAGTATGACTGGGAAGCCTGATGTCAATTTTACAGGCCTTTTTCTTTTTGCACAATGTCCGCCATTAATTGTTTCGAGCACATGGAGCAGAACGAGAGGTGGAAAAAACATTAAAAATACAGATGATAATAACTTTGGATTTTGTTATGGTGAAGAAATACATTTTCATGCAGATACAGAAGGAATCAATGGTGAGGTAGTTATCGTTGAGGTTTATAATGAGATGTGGGATGGTGATTATAAAATGAGAACACTTTATAATGTAACTGTTACCGACGGTCAAATCAATCTAAAAATTCCTAATACATCAGAATGGAAATCTTCCATTAAATTTATTCAGAGTAATGAAGAATTTTATGTAAAGATTAAAAAAAAGAATGGCGCTTATCTAAAAGATAAAAACGGAAATGTTGAACATGGTAAGTATCTTAATATTAAAAATGAACTCAAAGTAGTAAATAAAACAAAACCATCGAACCAGTCGACTATTTTGGTAGGTAATACAGATAAGAATCATCAAGGTGTAGGATTATGTAAATTCAAACAAATTATTATTACAGATGATAAAAGTGTTACGGTTTTTGAAGAAGGAAAAACAAAATTAAAAAGAAAAGCACAGACTTCTTATAACGAGATAGTAGAGCTGGTTTACTTTGATTTTAATAAAAATAATATTCGTGCCAATGATAGAAAAACATTAGATGTAATAGCAAGTAAATTAAAAAATAATAAGCATTCTAATGTTATTATAGAAGGTCATGCTGATGAACGTGGTCCTGGAGATTTTAATTTAAGACTGTCCCAAAACCGATCTGAAGCTGTAGCCCAATATCTCAAGCAGCAAGGTTTAAGCAATACCAAATTTCTTTCGCAGGGTTTAGGTGAAAATCAATTGATTTACAAAGGAGCAAATCTTACGGAAGCACAACATCAGGAAAATCGAAGAGCAAAAATCAGATTTTCAGTAATCGATCATGATGAATTGTCTTTGATTTACGAAGTTATTGCACCACCTTATGACTCTTCAAATAAGAAAAAAATTAATATACAGGTAAATAATTTTGAAAATAAAGGATGTATTGGTTCTCATGAGAAAAATATAAAAATTACAGATATCGGGCAGGTAAAGAATGGTAACGAGAAAGTAGAATCATACCCAGTTCCGAGTAAACAGTATGAAGTATATTCTGATTTGTCTAAACATAATTTACTTCCGATACAATATATTTGGCCTGCTTCCAGTACGCCTAATAAAGTGAATGTTGATATTCATTCGTGTACTTATTTTGCAAATAAAAAAATACCGACAGTTATTATCAGAACATATCCTGATATTAAATGGAGATTTGCTTTTTATGTGAATTTAAGCAACAGCTTAAGTATAAAATGGCAAAAACTGTCTCCTGAAAAACATAAAGAATTAAGAGGAAAAGCTCTGAAATTAGCAAATGAAGAAAAAGGAAAGTATAGTGAAGTTGATTTTGGTGTAGAATTAAAAGCTTCCTTTGATAAACAAAAAGATGGTTCATACGGTAGTAATCCTGAACTCACTGGAAAGTATAGCGATAAAATATCTAAATTATTTTCAACGATATCATCAATTAAAAAAATTGCTCAAGGAATTACTGGCGGAACGAAAGGTAATATTTCTAAAGGAATAGGACGTAAACTGCCTTTTGATATAAAACTAAATGCACCTGCAGTATATGTTGGAGCTGATTGGGAAGCAGATGTAAACAATACAAACAGTGAAATAGGGACTAAACTGAAATTCTTTTTAGAAACTAAACCATTGGTTGAGCTTGCGATTGTTTTTGATTTGCTAGGTTTAGCGGTTCAGGCGGGTGTTGCTGCAGCAACTGCAGGAACAGGAAATGCTTTGGCGCTTGAAATCTTCAATATGGTGAGAGATTGGGCTCAAAAAGGATATGAATCTGAAAGAGTTGAAATTAAATTTAAAATGTACATTGATTTAGAAGTTAGAGGGAAAGTTGATGGTTCAGTAGATGTTACTTACAGTACAGTCAAAGATGGGACAGGAATTGATTTTGCTTTAACCTCCAATATAACCGTAGAACTGAAATCAGGATTAGAACTAAAAGGAATGTACGTGGTAATAGGAACTACTAAAAAACCTGAACTCGAAGGTCATATGGAAGGTAAATTGTCTGCAGGAGCTTCAATGGGTATTACTTCAGGCCATAAATTACAATATGATTCTCTGCGCGGAATTTATTATATCCCGAGTTTAAGTATAGATCCCTGTGTAGGGACAGTGGTTATCATGGTAAAAGCAGGTTTTACTTATAAGAAAGTTAGTAAAGATTGGACTCCCGTAAATTACAACCGAACAAGAACGTTTTTTGACGGGTTTGATATAATGGAAAAGTTAGCTAAAATAACAGGTAGTGAAAATAAATTATTGCTTTGGGAAAAAAAGAAAAAGTAA
- a CDS encoding DUF4280 domain-containing protein, protein MAEKHIVVQGAMCKCQFGQAPDNLKVLSHEKEYANDKSAAKKLIVTTKEIGAATFEKNTFGNCTKMGSPPPPCKVMVTEWQNFYDKVQLSNGGYIILEDSKAVCAIAGTPCIEIIDHGQRAEASQQNFKNADQDVQQQINPLMNSEDMFTEEPTHEGFESGQIVAQEESLKI, encoded by the coding sequence ATGGCAGAAAAACACATTGTAGTACAAGGAGCTATGTGCAAATGCCAATTTGGGCAGGCTCCGGATAATCTTAAAGTGCTGAGTCACGAAAAAGAATATGCAAACGATAAAAGTGCAGCAAAAAAACTGATTGTCACTACTAAAGAAATTGGCGCTGCAACATTTGAAAAAAACACATTCGGAAATTGTACAAAAATGGGAAGCCCGCCTCCGCCGTGTAAAGTTATGGTGACCGAATGGCAGAACTTTTACGATAAAGTTCAGCTTAGCAATGGAGGTTATATCATTTTGGAAGATAGCAAGGCAGTATGTGCTATTGCCGGAACTCCATGTATAGAAATTATAGATCACGGACAAAGAGCAGAGGCAAGTCAGCAGAATTTTAAAAATGCAGATCAGGATGTGCAGCAGCAGATCAATCCGTTGATGAATTCGGAGGATATGTTTACAGAAGAACCTACTCATGAAGGCTTTGAATCAGGACAAATTGTAGCACAGGAAGAATCTTTAAAAATATAA
- a CDS encoding Na+/H+ antiporter, translated as MHSLLPFLLAMVAVIVVLNMFAAKLKIAYPILLVVGGLIISFIPGLPVIKIDPDLIFFIFLPPLLCDAAWNISFKEMMKWWRIIGSFAFLVVFFTALSVALITNYFIPGFTIALGFLLGGIVSPPDAVSTGAITKFVKIPKSTSTILEGESLLNDASSLIIFRFALIAVGTGQFIWMDATMSFFWMVIGGVVIGLLLGWIFVKAHKLLPTDAPSDIALTIIEPYLMYWIAEQFHSSGVLAVVAGGLFMSARRLKFLNSTSRIHAYSVWESLIFILNGVVFLIIGLELPEIVDGLKEDQIPLETAIGYGVLVTGILIAARMISSYAALISTMIFRPSVQPHASSRTRRWMMPLLLGWTGMRGVVSLAAALAIPVTLDNGEAFPHRNLILFITFVVILLTLLVQGLTLPYFIKRTRFFDDVFKEESEELTKQKLKKDLKQHVYHFLKTKYEKELKDHAGLEIFLRHWEERAKAADDSWMNEKTKLIFIEMLETQREYLSELNKDPKINEEIIRQQLFQIDLEEERLRMI; from the coding sequence ATGCACAGTCTTTTACCTTTTCTGTTAGCAATGGTTGCGGTCATCGTTGTTTTAAACATGTTTGCTGCCAAACTCAAAATTGCTTACCCTATTTTATTGGTTGTTGGAGGTTTGATTATCAGTTTCATTCCGGGATTACCTGTCATAAAAATTGATCCGGATCTTATCTTTTTTATATTTCTTCCACCGTTATTATGTGACGCAGCCTGGAATATTTCTTTTAAAGAAATGATGAAATGGTGGCGTATTATCGGGAGTTTTGCTTTTTTGGTCGTATTTTTTACCGCTTTATCAGTGGCATTAATTACCAATTATTTTATACCAGGATTTACAATTGCTTTAGGTTTTTTACTTGGTGGAATTGTTTCTCCACCAGATGCGGTAAGTACAGGTGCGATTACTAAATTTGTCAAAATTCCAAAATCTACCTCTACCATTCTTGAAGGCGAAAGTTTGTTGAATGACGCCTCATCATTGATCATTTTCCGATTCGCTTTGATTGCGGTTGGAACGGGTCAGTTCATTTGGATGGACGCTACGATGAGTTTCTTTTGGATGGTCATTGGCGGCGTTGTTATTGGTTTGCTTTTGGGATGGATTTTTGTAAAAGCACACAAACTTCTTCCAACGGATGCACCTTCTGATATTGCATTGACGATCATTGAACCTTATTTGATGTATTGGATTGCAGAGCAGTTTCACAGTTCGGGCGTTTTGGCGGTTGTTGCAGGCGGACTCTTTATGTCGGCAAGACGATTAAAATTCTTAAACAGTACAAGCCGGATCCATGCCTACAGTGTTTGGGAAAGTCTTATTTTTATTCTGAATGGTGTAGTTTTCCTCATCATTGGATTAGAACTTCCTGAAATTGTAGATGGACTTAAGGAAGATCAAATTCCGTTGGAAACAGCTATTGGCTACGGTGTTTTAGTAACAGGAATTCTCATCGCTGCAAGAATGATTAGCTCTTATGCTGCATTAATTTCTACGATGATTTTTCGTCCAAGTGTACAACCTCATGCATCTTCAAGAACACGTCGTTGGATGATGCCACTTTTATTAGGCTGGACAGGAATGCGGGGTGTGGTTTCGTTGGCGGCGGCATTGGCAATTCCCGTGACTTTAGATAATGGTGAAGCTTTTCCGCATAGAAATTTAATTCTCTTTATTACTTTTGTTGTGATTTTACTTACCCTTTTAGTTCAGGGTCTTACGCTTCCTTATTTTATCAAACGTACTCGGTTTTTTGATGATGTTTTCAAAGAAGAATCTGAAGAATTAACGAAACAAAAATTAAAAAAAGATTTGAAACAACATGTTTATCATTTTCTTAAAACCAAGTATGAAAAAGAATTGAAAGACCATGCAGGTTTAGAGATTTTTCTTAGACATTGGGAAGAACGTGCAAAAGCCGCCGACGACAGTTGGATGAATGAGAAAACAAAACTTATCTTTATAGAAATGCTCGAAACCCAGCGTGAATATCTTTCAGAGCTTAATAAAGACCCGAAAATTAATGAAGAAATAATCCGTCAGCAATTATTCCAAATCGATCTTGAAGAAGAGCGATTAAGGATGATTTAA
- a CDS encoding DUF434 domain-containing protein — MNNRNRGKNTGDDTLFSSQKQIDKLKLAVQDMKYLLSRNYAEKASSELVGNNYRLKARQIQALRGASSEDQIQNRKNKELQILDLKDKTIYLDGFNVLILLESLLSKAYIFEGIDGCFRDLSGVHGTYKRVDQTQKAIELVATFFQKSQVQKLIWIFDKPVSNSGRIKEIILDFAQENNFDWNVELEFNPDRFLVENAEIIVSSDAWILDHSKNWFNLVKYLINEEKLSVNLVKMF, encoded by the coding sequence ATGAACAATAGAAATCGTGGAAAAAACACTGGCGACGATACCTTATTTTCTTCACAAAAGCAGATAGATAAACTGAAATTAGCTGTTCAGGATATGAAATATTTGCTGAGTCGAAATTATGCAGAAAAAGCTTCCTCAGAATTAGTTGGGAATAATTACCGACTGAAAGCCCGACAAATTCAGGCTTTGCGTGGAGCTTCTTCTGAAGATCAGATTCAGAACAGAAAAAATAAAGAACTTCAAATTTTAGATCTAAAAGATAAAACGATTTACCTTGATGGCTTTAATGTATTAATTTTATTGGAAAGTTTACTTTCTAAAGCTTATATTTTTGAAGGAATCGACGGTTGCTTTCGTGATCTTTCCGGTGTTCATGGAACTTACAAAAGAGTCGATCAAACACAAAAAGCGATTGAATTGGTTGCTACATTTTTTCAGAAATCTCAGGTACAAAAGCTAATCTGGATTTTTGATAAACCTGTTTCAAACAGCGGCAGAATTAAAGAAATAATTTTAGATTTTGCTCAAGAAAATAATTTTGATTGGAATGTTGAACTGGAGTTTAATCCAGATAGATTTTTAGTTGAAAATGCAGAAATAATTGTTTCTTCTGATGCCTGGATCTTAGATCATTCTAAAAATTGGTTTAATCTTGTTAAATATTTGATCAACGAAGAAAAATTGTCTGTTAATCTTGTGAAAATGTTTTAA
- the xylE gene encoding D-xylose transporter XylE has protein sequence MQIIDSGPNYSSGTKAQINMLYVTVLTLVATLGGLLFGYDTAVISGAEKSIQEYLIIPLGLSSLAHGATISSALIGCIIGGAISGMISTKLGRKRSLMLSAFLFFISALGAAYPEFLFFKHGEHSMGVLLAFNFYRIIGGIGVGLASAVCPMYIGEIAPAEIRGKLVSLNQFAIIFGMLVVYFVNWGIASGQTVEWINEIGWRYMFLSLTIPSALFGILLFFVPETPRYLTFINKDAEALKILTKINGEARGKEIFSEIKSTVVEQKSEIFAFGKTVIVIGILLSVFQQFVGINVALYYAPRIFESMGVHKDSSMLQTVVMGLVNVIFTVIAIFTVDKWGRKPLLIVGSVGMAIGMFAIAILSYYQIIGIATLVFIILYTASFMMSWGPICWVLISEIFPNKIRGSAIAIAVAAQWAANYLISSTYPFMMEFSGAFTYGFYGVMSVLSLVFVWKWVPETKGKSLEEIEKIWEK, from the coding sequence ATGCAAATAATAGATTCTGGTCCTAACTATTCTTCAGGAACAAAGGCGCAGATCAATATGCTGTACGTTACCGTACTCACATTGGTCGCCACTTTGGGAGGACTTTTGTTTGGATACGACACCGCAGTGATTTCCGGAGCCGAAAAATCGATTCAGGAATATCTGATCATTCCTTTGGGATTGAGTTCATTGGCGCACGGAGCAACCATTTCGAGCGCATTGATCGGATGTATCATCGGTGGTGCAATTTCCGGGATGATCTCTACGAAACTGGGAAGAAAAAGATCATTGATGCTTTCTGCATTTTTGTTCTTCATCAGTGCTTTGGGAGCGGCCTATCCTGAATTTTTATTCTTCAAACACGGCGAACATTCAATGGGTGTTTTGCTGGCTTTTAATTTCTATAGAATTATCGGTGGAATTGGTGTAGGATTAGCTTCAGCGGTTTGTCCGATGTATATTGGCGAAATTGCACCTGCTGAAATACGTGGAAAATTGGTTTCTTTAAATCAGTTTGCCATTATTTTTGGAATGCTGGTCGTTTATTTTGTAAACTGGGGAATCGCAAGCGGGCAAACCGTAGAATGGATTAACGAAATCGGATGGCGATATATGTTTTTATCACTGACAATTCCTTCTGCCCTATTTGGAATTCTATTATTTTTCGTTCCTGAAACGCCACGTTATCTAACTTTTATTAATAAAGATGCGGAGGCTCTTAAAATTTTAACCAAAATAAACGGAGAAGCCCGTGGAAAAGAAATTTTCTCTGAAATAAAAAGCACCGTCGTTGAGCAAAAAAGTGAGATTTTTGCCTTTGGAAAAACCGTCATTGTCATTGGAATTTTACTTTCTGTTTTCCAACAATTTGTAGGAATAAATGTGGCTTTGTATTATGCGCCAAGAATTTTCGAAAGTATGGGCGTTCATAAAGATTCTTCGATGCTACAAACCGTTGTGATGGGATTGGTGAATGTTATATTTACGGTTATTGCAATCTTCACGGTGGATAAGTGGGGAAGAAAACCTTTATTGATTGTCGGTTCAGTTGGGATGGCGATTGGAATGTTTGCGATTGCGATCTTATCTTATTATCAAATTATCGGGATTGCCACTTTGGTGTTTATTATCCTTTACACGGCTTCATTTATGATGTCTTGGGGACCGATTTGCTGGGTTTTAATTTCAGAAATTTTCCCTAATAAAATAAGAGGAAGTGCGATTGCAATTGCTGTTGCCGCTCAATGGGCAGCCAATTATTTAATATCTTCCACTTATCCTTTTATGATGGAATTCAGCGGAGCTTTCACGTATGGATTTTACGGCGTGATGAGTGTATTATCGTTAGTTTTTGTTTGGAAATGGGTTCCTGAGACCAAAGGCAAATCTTTGGAAGAGATCGAAAAGATTTGGGAGAAATAA
- a CDS encoding xylulokinase: MKFIGYDVGSSSIKASIVDEQGKVIAHAKYPETEMSIDSPKIGWAEQNPEQWWQNLRILTQKVIAESHIDKNEIKGIGISYQMHGLVLVGKDKQVLRPSIIWCDSRAVETGNQAFNDLGEKICMDKLLNSPGNFTASKLKWVKENEPEVYEKIWKFMLPGDFIALKLSGEATTTVTGLSEGVLWDFQKHQPSKTLLNHWGIDESLVSKVVDNFTKQCVVSKQGAEESGLPEGIPILYRAGDQPNNALSLNVMNPGEIATTGGTSGVVYGVTDNVHSKESVRVNNFAHINHTQEKPRIGKMLCLNGAGIQYSWLRHQVDQKRHSYQELNDLASQIPIGSDGIIVLPFGNGAERVLKNKDIGSSTYNVNFNRHKSVHLFRAGLEGIAYSFVYGTEILMNDGLQKGIIKAGGDNLFRSSLFAQSIASLLDTEIRIFDTTGSTGAARAAAIGAGAFDTLNDILTEKDITTTYIPDFKNMNQYKESYAKWKTKLEQVITSY, from the coding sequence ATGAAGTTTATAGGATATGATGTTGGAAGCTCATCGATAAAGGCTTCTATCGTAGATGAACAGGGCAAAGTGATCGCTCATGCAAAATATCCGGAAACAGAAATGTCCATTGATTCTCCAAAGATCGGTTGGGCAGAACAAAATCCGGAACAATGGTGGCAAAATCTCAGAATTTTAACTCAAAAAGTAATTGCTGAAAGCCACATCGATAAAAACGAGATCAAAGGAATAGGTATTTCTTACCAAATGCACGGATTGGTTTTGGTGGGAAAAGATAAACAGGTTCTTCGTCCATCAATTATTTGGTGCGACAGTCGTGCTGTAGAAACTGGCAACCAAGCTTTCAATGATCTGGGTGAAAAAATCTGTATGGATAAACTCCTAAATTCACCGGGAAATTTCACTGCTTCAAAATTAAAATGGGTAAAAGAGAACGAGCCCGAAGTGTATGAAAAGATCTGGAAATTTATGCTTCCCGGAGATTTTATTGCATTGAAATTAAGCGGTGAAGCAACAACAACCGTCACTGGACTTTCAGAAGGCGTTCTTTGGGATTTCCAGAAACATCAGCCTTCAAAAACATTGTTAAATCATTGGGGAATAGATGAATCATTGGTTTCAAAAGTGGTTGATAATTTTACGAAGCAATGTGTAGTTTCAAAACAGGGAGCTGAAGAAAGCGGTTTACCGGAAGGAATTCCTATTTTGTACAGAGCGGGAGACCAGCCAAATAATGCTTTGTCTTTAAATGTCATGAATCCCGGAGAAATTGCCACAACGGGTGGAACTTCCGGAGTAGTTTACGGTGTAACAGATAACGTTCATTCGAAAGAATCTGTGCGAGTTAATAATTTTGCACACATCAATCATACTCAGGAAAAGCCAAGAATTGGGAAAATGCTTTGCTTAAATGGGGCAGGAATTCAGTACAGCTGGTTGAGACATCAGGTTGACCAGAAAAGACATTCTTATCAGGAACTGAATGATTTGGCATCACAAATTCCAATCGGGTCGGACGGAATTATCGTTTTACCTTTTGGAAATGGAGCCGAAAGAGTTTTAAAAAATAAAGACATTGGTTCTTCTACTTACAATGTAAATTTTAACCGTCACAAAAGCGTTCATCTTTTCAGAGCCGGATTGGAAGGAATTGCCTACTCTTTCGTTTATGGAACTGAAATTCTTATGAATGATGGTCTTCAAAAAGGAATCATTAAAGCTGGAGGAGACAATTTATTTCGCTCTTCCTTATTTGCGCAATCGATTGCATCTTTGCTGGATACTGAAATTAGAATTTTTGATACAACAGGTTCAACAGGAGCGGCAAGAGCAGCAGCGATCGGAGCCGGAGCATTTGATACGCTAAACGATATTTTAACAGAAAAAGATATTACCACAACTTATATTCCTGATTTTAAAAATATGAATCAGTACAAGGAAAGCTATGCGAAGTGGAAAACAAAACTGGAGCAAGTAATTACTAGCTATTAG
- the xylA gene encoding xylose isomerase gives MSVTLGNKEYFKGIEKIKFEGRESDNPLAFKFYDENLVVRGKTMKEYFKFASAYWHTFCATGGDPFGAGTQQFDWLTASDAKQRATEKMDAAFEFFTKLGVPYYCFHDYDLIDEADNFTGSTKRLEFITDYAKEKQAASGVKLLWGTSNCFSNPRFMNGAATNPSFDVLAYAGGQVKNALDATIKLGGENYVFWGGREGYMSLLNTNMKREQEHMAKFLHLAKDYARAQGFKGTFFIEPKPMEPTKHQYDFDAATCLNFLRQYDLLNDFKLNLEVNHATLAQHTFEHELQVAADNNVLGSIDANRGDYQNGWDTDQFPVDLYEMTQAMLVIIQAGGFQGGGVNFDAKIRRNSTDLEDIFIAHISGMDNFARSFLAADKILEKSKYSEIRTNRYSSFDSGKGKDFEDGNLSLTDLATYAQGLGEVGRESGKQEYLESLINQYL, from the coding sequence ATGTCAGTTACATTAGGAAACAAAGAATATTTCAAAGGAATAGAAAAAATCAAGTTTGAGGGAAGAGAATCAGACAACCCGTTAGCGTTCAAATTTTATGATGAGAATTTGGTGGTTCGTGGCAAAACGATGAAAGAATATTTCAAATTTGCCTCAGCTTATTGGCATACATTCTGTGCAACTGGTGGAGATCCGTTCGGAGCAGGAACTCAGCAATTTGACTGGTTGACCGCTTCTGATGCAAAGCAAAGAGCCACAGAAAAAATGGATGCCGCATTTGAATTTTTCACAAAACTGGGCGTTCCTTATTACTGTTTCCACGATTATGATTTGATCGACGAGGCAGATAATTTTACAGGATCTACAAAAAGATTAGAATTCATCACTGATTACGCCAAAGAAAAACAAGCAGCTTCTGGCGTAAAATTACTTTGGGGAACTTCCAACTGTTTCTCAAACCCAAGATTTATGAACGGGGCAGCAACCAATCCTTCATTTGATGTTTTGGCTTACGCAGGCGGGCAGGTAAAAAATGCATTGGATGCAACGATCAAATTAGGCGGAGAAAATTATGTTTTCTGGGGCGGTCGTGAAGGTTATATGTCTTTACTGAACACCAATATGAAACGTGAACAGGAACATATGGCGAAATTTTTACATTTGGCGAAAGACTATGCAAGAGCTCAAGGTTTTAAAGGAACCTTCTTCATCGAGCCAAAACCAATGGAACCTACAAAACACCAATATGACTTCGATGCGGCAACTTGTTTGAATTTCCTTCGTCAGTACGATCTATTGAATGATTTTAAATTAAATCTTGAGGTAAATCACGCGACTTTAGCACAGCATACTTTTGAGCACGAACTGCAAGTTGCTGCTGATAATAATGTTTTGGGAAGCATCGATGCGAACAGAGGGGATTACCAAAACGGTTGGGATACAGATCAGTTCCCGGTTGATCTATATGAAATGACTCAGGCGATGTTGGTGATTATTCAGGCTGGAGGTTTCCAAGGTGGAGGTGTGAATTTCGATGCTAAGATCAGAAGAAATTCTACAGATCTAGAGGATATTTTCATCGCTCACATCAGCGGAATGGACAATTTTGCGAGGTCATTCTTAGCTGCTGATAAAATTTTAGAAAAATCAAAATATTCAGAGATCAGAACCAATAGATATTCTTCTTTCGACAGTGGAAAAGGAAAGGATTTTGAAGACGGAAATCTTTCTTTAACAGATCTTGCAACTTATGCTCAAGGTTTGGGAGAAGTAGGTAGAGAAAGTGGAAAACAGGAATATCTGGAGAGCTTAATTAATCAATATTTATAA